The Populus trichocarpa isolate Nisqually-1 chromosome 2, P.trichocarpa_v4.1, whole genome shotgun sequence genome has a window encoding:
- the LOC7462856 gene encoding MFP1 attachment factor 1 has protein sequence MSDSETTTTVSTTAPPPEDDSSATDTKKQARNAISFSIWPLTQRTRDSVITRLIETLSTTSVLSKRYGTVPHDEASEVSRRIEEEAFSVATSSSSSEDDGLEVVQLYSKEISKRMLETVKARSESSANGDNSAAKTVSADVTPTSAASEEVLSSVETEAA, from the coding sequence atgtccgaCTCTGAAACTACAACCACCGTCTCCACCACTGCACCGCCTCCAGAGGACGATTCATCCGCGACGGATACAAAGAAGCAGGCAAGAAATGCCATTTCCTTTAGCATCTGGCCACTGACTCAGCGTACACGCGACTCAGTAATCACCCGCCTAATCGAGACCTTGTCAACGACTTCCGTTCTCTCCAAGCGCTACGGTACCGTTCCCCATGACGAGGCCTCCGAAGTCTCCCGCCGCATTGAGGAGGAGGCCTTTTCTGTTGCCACCTCCTCGTCATCGTCGGAGGATGACGGACTCGAGGTTGTCCAGCTTTACTCTAAGGAGATCAGTAAGCGGATGTTAGAGACCGTCAAGGCTCGATCTGAATCAAGCGCAAATGGTGATAATAGTGCAGCGAAGACGGTGAGTGCTGATGTGACGCCAACATCGGCGGCGAGCGAGGAGGTTTTAAGTTCTGTTGAGACTGAAGCAGCTTGA